The following proteins are co-located in the Amphiprion ocellaris isolate individual 3 ecotype Okinawa chromosome 7, ASM2253959v1, whole genome shotgun sequence genome:
- the LOC111581230 gene encoding protein phosphatase 1D, whose translation MEKTLLMRVSVFTDQGGRKYMEDVTEVIVEPEPGDDAPTSGEPEESSEGDGMVTSLTGDAHQDQKGEAGEPPQVSDTSCEPVRTEGQMILAETSLPGGQSPPRVEPSTASPSRRSVAFFAVFDGHGGREAAQFARDYLWEFMKKQRGFWSDCDREVCSAIRKGFVACHHAMWKKLPEWPKTLTGLPSTSGTTASVVVLRGNRMYVAHVGDSAVVLGVQDDPSIPFIRAVEVTQDHKPELPRERERIEGLGGSVIKKSGVNRVVWKRPRLSHNGPVRRSTVIDQIPFLAVARALGDLWSYDFYSGEFVVSPEPDTSVVILDPRKHRYIILGSDGLWNMVPPQEAISMCQNNDEEMAPCGASSARQLVSHALLRWRQRMLRADNTSAIVIALQESGTSQDTLHHEEVLLDLTKVSQCPPTSISRADTPLLQRPPEEDSPSAMCELLPALERRDGLSGSNSLYHMSLSDPFALSSLCSNSSTELPSQSSPTDGTVNSRTPNSKRAIDGSSPPAGQPTKKARRRTADRPPLVQHNAEKKQKESNNVSPILQQHNKTTVCVC comes from the exons ATGGAAAAAACATTATTGATGCGAGTGAGTGTGTTTACCGACCAAGGAGGCAGGAAATACATGGAAGATGTGACCGAGGTCATAGTAGAGCCGGAGCCGGGAGATGATGCGCCGACGTCGGGTGAGCCAGAGGAGAGCAGTGAGGGAGACGGTATGGTCACTTCTCTAACCGGGGACGCGCATCAGGACCAGAAAGGTGAAGCCGGGGAACCACCGCAGGTTTCAGATACATCGTGTGAGCCCGTACGAACGGAGGGCCAAATGATATTGGCGGAAACATCTTTACCGGGAGGTCAGAGCCCACCGCGAGTTGAGCCGAGCACCGCAAGCCCTTCCCGCCGCTCTGTCGCGTTCTTCGCTGTGTTTGATGGTCACGGGGGTCGCGAGGCTGCGCAGTTTGCACGAGACTATTTGTGGGAGTTCATGAAGAAGCAGCGGGGCTTCTGGTCGGACTGCGACCGGGAGGTCTGCTCTGCCATACGCAAAGGATTTGTAGCCTGCCACCACGCTATGTGGAAGAAGCTGC CTGAATGGCCAAAGACACTCACAGGCCTTCCCAGTACATCTGGCACCACAGCCAGTGTAGTGGTCCTTCGAGGAAACCGCATGTATGTGGCCCACGTTGGGGACTCGGCAGTGGTTCTAGGGGTACAGGATGACCCCTCAATCCCCTTCATCAGAGCTGTGGAAGTCACACAAGACCACAAGCCTGAACTACCCAGAGAGAGGGAGCGAATTGAAGGTCTGGGAGGAAG TGTAATCAAGAAGTCTGGAGTGAACAGGGTGGTGTGGAAGAGGCCAAGGCTCAGCCACAATGGTCCAGTTCGTCGGAGCACCGTGATCGACCAGATACCGTTCTTGGCAGTAGCCCGAGCTCTAG GTGATCTGTGGAGCTATGACTTCTACAGTGGGGAGTTTGTGGTTTCTCCAGAGCCAGACACTAGTGTGGTGATCCTTGACCCCAGAAAACATCGCTACATCATCTTGGGCAGTGATGGTCTGTGGAATATGGTGCCCCCTCAAGAGGCCATATCCATGTGTCAGAACAATGATGAGGAAATG GCACCATGCGGGGCATCGAGTGCCAGGCAGCTGGTCAGCCACGCTCTGCTGCGGTGGCGCCAGAGAATGTTGCGTGCTGACAACACCAGCGCCATCGTGATCGCCCTGCAGGAATCTGGGACCTCCCAGGACACCTTGCATCATGAGGAGGTGCTGCTTGACTTAACCAAGGTGTCCCAGTGCCCTCCCACCTCCATATCTCGAGCCGACACTCCTCTCCTTCAG CGGCCTCCAGAAGAGGATTCTCCTTCAGCTATGTGTGAGCTGCTACCTGCCTTGGAGAGACGGGATGGGCTATCAGGAAGCAATAGCTTGTACCACATGAGTCTGTCTGACCCCTTTGCTCTGAGTTCACTTTGTTCAAATAGCAGCACTGAGCTGCCCAGTCAGTCCAGTCCAACTGACGGTACAGTTAACAGCAGGACACCCAACAGCAAAAGAGCTATTGATGGATCGTCACCACCGGCAGGTCAGCCGACAAAGAAAGCCCGGCGCAGGACAGCTGACAGGCCGCCGCTGGTCCAACACAatgcagagaagaaacagaaggagTCTAATAATGTCTCTCCCATTCTCCAGCAGCATAACAAgaccacagtgtgtgtgtgctaa